The Henckelia pumila isolate YLH828 chromosome 2, ASM3356847v2, whole genome shotgun sequence genome includes a window with the following:
- the LOC140882806 gene encoding uncharacterized protein: MSRLISKSILSPSLFCCTQLRSPPFRAASSRMASESSSSPLPSPSSAIDFLSLCHRLKTTKRAGWVRKEVQQPESIADHMYRMGLMALIASDLPGVNREKCIKMAIVHDIAEAIVGDITPADGIPKLEKSRREREALESMCELLGGGPRAKEINDLWMEYEDNSSLEAKVVKDFDKVEMILQALEYENEQGKDLEEFFESTAGKFQTDLGKAWALEVASRRRKQH; encoded by the exons ATGAGCCGATTGATAAGCAAATCTATACTGTCTCCCTCCCTTTTTTGCTGCACTCAGCTTCGTTCCCCACCGTTTCGAGCCGCCTCTTCAAGAATGGCATCTGAATCTTCATCCTCGCCGCTGCCCTCTCCTTCCTCCGCCATTGATTTTCTCTCTCTTTGCCACCGTCTCAAG ACAACAAAGAGAGCAGGATGGGTACGGAAAGAGGTTCAGCAACCTGAATCAATAGCTGATCACATGTATCGAATGGGATTAATGGCTCTTATTGCTTCTGATCTTCCTGGCGTCAACCGTGAGAA GTGCATAAAAATGGCAATCGTTCACGACATTGCTGAAG CTATTGTTGGTGACATCACTCCTGCTGATGGGatcccaaagcttgaaaagAGTCGAAGGGAGCGAGAAGCGCTAGAGAGTATGTGTGAACTACTCGGTGGAGGTCCAAGAG CTAAAGAGATCAATGATTTGTGGATGGAGTATGAAGATAATTCTTCATTGGAAGCTAAGGTTGTCAAGGACTTTGACAAG GTGGAGATGATACTTCAAGCTTTGGAGTATGAAAATG AGCAAGGGAAGGATTTGGAAGAATTTTTCGAGTCTACTGCAG GCAAGTTCCAAACTGACTTAGGCAAAGCTTGGGCGTTGGAGGTGGCATCAAGGAGAAGAAAACAACACTAA
- the LOC140885365 gene encoding uncharacterized protein, whose protein sequence is MTNINPYFVFALLIFSALAKVSESRRIARKDLNLDLGGLGRGIGLGLGAGIGIGLGGGGSGSGAGAGSGSGSGSGASSSSSSSSSSSSSSSSSSGGGGAGSEAGSSAGSFAGSRAGSGSDGHSGGGGVGGGGGGGGGGGSGGGSGSGYGEGSGGGSGHGGGNRK, encoded by the coding sequence ATGACAAACATAAACCCTTACTTTGTTTTTGCTTTGCTGATATTTTCAGCATTGGCAAAGGTTTCTGAAAGCCGGCGGATAGCGAGAAAGGACCTGAACCTGGACTTGGGTGGCCTTGGCCGCGGGATAGGATTGGGCTTGGGTGCGGGGATTGGCATTGGCTTAGGAGGTGGAGGAAGCGGCTCAGGTGCTGGGGCTGGATCTGGATCAGGATCAGGTTCGGGAGCTAGCTCGAGTTCTAGTAGTTCTAGTTCGAGTTCAAGTTCAAGTTCAAGTTCcagtggtggtggtggtgcaGGGTCGGAAGCAGGATCTTCTGCTGGTTCGTTTGCGGGATCAAGAGCTGGATCAGGTTCAGATGGCCATAGCGGAGGTGGTGGGGTTGGGGGTGGGGGTGGAGGCGGAGGTGGCGGAGGATCGGGTGGTGGTTCTGGGTCGGGATATGGTGAAGGGTCGGGCGGGGGAAGTGGTCATGGAGGAGGAAATAGGAAATGA
- the LOC140884123 gene encoding uncharacterized protein, which yields MAFQFLCTNHNTNMEYSSKILALLFIISMLSISKATTTIKPDCAKPKPKPKPKPHPPKTPTLPPIVKPPITLPPIIKPPVTLPPVTVPPIITLPPVVTPPVVLPPVVVVPPPVLTPPTTTPCPPPPAPKPATCPIDSLKLGACVDLLGGLVHIGLGDPAANECCPILGGLLEAEAAVCLCTTLKIKALNLQLYVPIALQLLLTCGKTPPPGYACSL from the coding sequence ATGGCATTCCAATTCCTTTGCACCAATCACAATACCAATATGGAATACTCCTCCAAGATTTTAGCTCTTCTCTTCATAATTTCCATGCTCTCAATCTCCAAAGCAACCACCACTATCAAACCTGACTGTGCCaaaccaaaaccaaagccaAAGCCCAAACCACACCCTCCCAAAACCCCCACCCTCCCCCCCATCGTCAAACCACCCATAACCCTCCCTCCCATCATAAAACCGCCCGTAACACTCCCGCCGGTGACCGTCCCTCCTATAATCACCCTTCCCCCCGTCGTGACCCCACCGGTCGTCCTCCCTCCGGTGGTGGTGGTTCCGCCGCCAGTACTGACACCGCCAACCACCACGCCTTGTCCTCCGCCACCGGCGCCGAAACCGGCCACCTGCCCCATTGATAGCTTGAAACTCGGGGCTTGTGTGGATCTTCTCGGGGGGCTGGTGCATATAGGGTTGGGTGACCCTGCTGCAAACGAGTGCTGCCCGATTCTTGGTGGGCTTTTGGAAGCGGAAGCAGCAGTTTGCTTGTGCACTACGCTTAAAATAAAGGCTCTCAATCTACAACTCTATGTTCCCATTGCTCTTCAGTTGCTTCTCACCTGTGGGAAGACGCCTCCTCCTGGCTACGCTTGCTCTCTCTAA